The genomic region ttattattcttcaaaGCAACAGGCCCAGAAGATGGTAGACTTTCTTCAGTGTATAGTGCCATGTAGGTATgtcatttacatttatttccttgagttctcaaaagcttttggaaatgtcttttctcttctatttttcaaaattttcaaaagtgaaagtATAAGGAACTTGATTCTAGTTAAAACAGACTAAATCCCTTCTACAGAAGTCCCGTGTTTTCCACTTGGCCATTGTAAAACTAACTCtcatggatttttctgtttccttaatttttgtatttgcagtaCATAGCTATATACTTTCATTGCTGTACTTTGTACTGATTTTCTCCTGTCCTCATTGCTGCCTGAAGGCTCTTTTCTAATGTTTTGTAGATCAAAATCATCCCAACGTTTGATGTCACATGATATTCATAGTAATGTCTACAATTACAAAAGCACTTTCTCTGTGGAAATTGTTCCAATTTGCAAGGTAGTTTCTCTCTATTTCATCTTCAGGGTGTTGTGTGAAGTGGGTagagtttggttttggtgatgGAGGCCTTATTTATTGTGTAtttgggatggggaggggtCTACTCACCACGAAGCATGGAAAATGCAGATAGCAGCTGTCTTGAGGAAATACTGGGTGgagaactgaaaatacaaagtttaaaaatcttatttcagaTTTCTCGGAAGATATGAGTAAAAATTAAGCATGTgagtaaattattttctgttcgTTTGCAGGACAATGTTGTATGTCTGTCACCAAAACTGGCACAAAGTCTTGGTAACATGAGCCAGATCTGTGTGTGCATTAGAGTAACAAGTACCATTCACCTCATCGATCCTAGCACTCTGCAGAGTAAGTTATGGGTTCTTTTCTGCACTACGGCAGcatcttgttttttctgctggcataacttttctgttttcatgaaatCTTGTATTTTTAGACCTTAATATTGTAAATTTATTTGTACAATCGCTTGGAAATTTAATAGTGAACTAAGACGTAGCGCTCTAAGCTTGATTCCCTTAGTGTCCTAGGCAAAATGTGTGGGCTCAGTGTTAAGTTCTGGATGTTCTAGGTCTCTGCTAGGCACTTGCATTTGTCAGGTATGTCCTTCTAAAATTACatggtatcttttttttttttttttttttctctgggttGTGATTCTAGCCACTTAGAGACCAGAAGCACTGTACAGTGATTGGTATATGCTGGTAAGCTTTACCAGCAAAATACCTCTGATAAGGATCCATCCAGGAAAACTGTTCTTGTGAATAAAAAGGTCTGTGCTTCAGACACATGATACAAGATTTGGCTGTCACAGATCAACTCTCACAGCATGAGTTTGCAATATGGGTCATGTCCTAAATACTTGTGTTACAGTAACAAATTGAACAAAATGCTTTTGGCAGTTGCCTTAATTTTAGCTAATGATTCCTTTTCCGTTTAATTTCTTCACaagaaattctgttcttttaattGCCTGTGTTGGtgtatgggttttttcccagttgCTGAAATTGATGGCAATACCTACTGGCGCCACCCTTTCAACAGCCTGTTCCACCCCAGACAACTGGAGGAATTTATCGTTGTGGATATCAATAGggttcaagaaaagaaaagaggggcaggggcaggggcgAGATCAAACAAGGTAAGAGCTCCTTTTTGATTCAACATAAGAGTTCAGTCTGATTCAAGGTTTTGGGCCTTCCGctccctctgctgctcagctgaaCTTCTGTTTTGAATCATTACACCTTGCAAAGTCAGATGTATCATTCTCTGTGTCTTGGCACTGGTAAAAACTCTCCTCAGGGTTTGGAGATTGCACAGGCGTTATGTGAATTCCATTTccagaaattctttcctgttgAAGAGAACTTTACTTGTTACTatcattattaaaattattttatattggCTTTGCCACTCTTCAATTAGTAATTCTTTTTATTGACGTAtagaagcatttctttttaatcagaGTTAATGAATTGGtgccaaatattttcttttcaatcaaAAGTTCTATGTGGTTGAAAgttaaatagttaaaaaaaaaaagacaccaaaagGTGTCTAGTTACAGAAGCAGCCTTCGTGGAATTACTGTGGAAGGTGGTTGACATGtccatttgcttttgtaaaggTGAGAAATGAGGAGTAGCAAGCAATAACACCAGATGCTTCATGTAGAAATACAAGTTTaattagaaatgtaatttaaaacagtaatataGCAGCACACATGTTCTAATAGTGCAGCAAGTTAAGCAGTGTTTGATTACAagagtgttttatttttcattcctcaaGCACACACTGGCTGAAGCCTGGGTACAGAAAACCTCGGAGCTGAATACAGATCGTCAGTATTTCTGCTGTACTCACTTGGGGCACATTCTGAATCCTGGTGACCTTGTCTTGGGGtctgttctgtttcttggtttttttattaaatcattatttaatGACTGGGTTCTTTGGATTCTCTACAGCCTTAAATATTATCAAGAAGGTTTTGAACTGTTCTGGTTTCTAGATGAAATTGGCAAAAGGGATAGAATCTTTGATCTTGGCCATGAAGAGAAGGTCCTAATACAGGAAATTTTTAGCAGAAGTCATCTTGTGAAGAGGGCTGTTAGTAATAAGAGAGATGAAGTATTGACTTTAGAGTGGAGACTGGAGTAACAGTTTAGACACAAATAGATGGGAGATTGATAGTGACTTGTATACAGCAGTGACTACTGTGAAATTTTTGTAAGATAAGGCAAATTAGGGGAGTCTCAATCAGGCTTAAACATGAATGTTATTGGAGCTGTGGTGAGCCCAACAGAACCTCAGTGGGTATTGCTGTTTGGGTTCAGGAGGCTGGGGAGTGCTGCTGAACAGAATTTGGTAACAGCAGCTTCTAAGAGTTGTTCATAGTTATGACAGCTGCATATTGATGtagatttatttctgtgtatgttaCTTGGAAATACTTCTCTTTCATCAGATCTGTAACTTACACTATGGTGTCTTTAATACAAACATGTGACATGAGTTCAGTTTTGTAGGCTTACATGAAAGGGATAAAATacctattttcattttagattcGACTTGGCGAACTGCAACTTAAATGATGAGTTTGCCAATAAGATGAACCCACACAATATTCCTGATGTGGTaagactattttctttctctgtacgAAGTTCTCTGCATTACTCAGAGGTATTAGGAAATACGATTTTATAATGACTACTCACTAGTTCCATGGTGCCTAAAGGAAGAGGGGATATTAATATTGAAACTTGAATAGCATCTAATGTTGAGAATTATTCTCTCACTTTAAATTTTTGAGTGGTGGTTAAATAGCACATTTACTTTAACTTCCCTTActctttgttggttttgttcaaaTCACTGCGTGCTGTGTGGTGAAAACTGTATTACGCCTCAGTGTGTGCATGCCTCTTCAGGATGTAATCTGAAGTGTTTTGAAACTTCTGAATTGACAAATGCTACGTGAATTCTATAATAACTTTGGAGCGCCAGACTGACTACCATTTGTTCAGCTGAATTTACAGTTGCCCAAGTCTAGACTTGggaggtgtttggggttttcaaAAGAGTGTCATCAGTTGCATTAGAAGGTATATTTGTGTAAATACATACTGTTTTTCACTGTAGGTATTAATAAAGAAGAGCTATGACCGTACCAAACGCCAGCGTCGCAGAAACTGGAAGCTGAAAGAGCTAGAAAGGGACAGAGAAGGCACGGATACAGACGATGAAAGGTTCAGTATCTGCCGTGAAGCTTTTAAGTCCCTTCTAAGGAGGATACTGTGCCAAGTCTAGAAATAATAGTTCTTGGTTTTTGCTTAAGGAGGATACTGTGCCAAGTCTAGAAATAATAGTTCTTGGTTTTTGCTTAAGGAGGATACTGTGCCAAGTCTAGAAATAATAGTTCTTGGTTTTTGCTGAGCATAAATGCAGTGTAACACCTAAGTTGATGTGCTGATTGTTAAGGGGGCACAAGCAAATGCTGGTTCTGTTTGAGCATGATGCTGGCTCGTAGGACAGGTTGCTATCAGTGCTCTTGGAAGAGCAGTATCTccctgcattttttcccccttccctaGTTCAGAAAGTGCTTTAAGCCTGACCTAAGCTGATCCTATCTTGACAGCTAAGTTTTCAGGGAACGTGGATGCTGAGGACAGCAGGCCAGGGGAAACAGACTAAATCCTGAAATCTGAAAGATGATACTGCAGGGTTTTCAGTTGCAAATttataatgcaaaaaataaaaaaaattactgttgcaaaataaaaaaaattggttttatgtttttcctAAGAAAAGCATAAACAATGAGACAAGTGAGTAATACTGGAAGTATGTCTGCAGCTTACAGTTGGTGTCTGTCTAGCTAAAGGAACACTTATGTGAAAATATGCTGGTTTGTTCAGTGACAAAGCTGgtaacagcaacagcagattGTAAATAACATGCAATTGAGTAGAAAAAATTAGGCAATTAGAGTTAAATGAGGACAGGCAAGTTAAATTATTTGGAAACTAATAggtgataataaaaaaaaagggcagaaagaaTGAGTTGGAAATGTAGGAGTGCTATCAGAAGGCACCTCTGAAGGACTGCAGATTGCAGTTATTCCTTGGGGctttgtttatttcattttattttgttttataaatctGCTTAAATCCGAAGGAAAAGTGAGTAAATGTATTAATCGTCTTTTACAGACAATACCAGGACTTCCTTGAAGATCTCGAAGAAGATGAAGCCATAAGGAAGAATGTCAACATTTATAGAAGTAAGgactttttaataatttaattgcaTGTAACTAAATCATGACTAtttgactgaaatatttttcctaaagtTGTGTATTTGTATTCTTTGAACTACTCACGCCTATAACAGTGTGACATGATAGCTTCAGGTATTCAATGCATTTCCCATGCACTGAATGGATGTagatgggttttgtttgtttgcctgttGCACGAGAGAAGCGTATTTTCTCCCACACCCAAAACCTCTGCTGGGTGAAGGATTTGATGCATAATTCAGGGTCTTCTATGGGGGCATTTGGGATTGTTGGTTTGCTGTTTTATGGTTTGTTGGTTGTTCTGGgtgttggggggttttttttccccttccttccttggGGTTGGTTCgggtttggggttatttttcctttgcttagcTGTTTTTTCGTACGTGTTTTTAGATGCAGATATTCCAGTGGAGAGCGACACAGATGATGATGGTCCTCCGCGAATCAGTCTGGCTGAAATGCTAGAGGATCTCCATATTTCTGAGGATGCCActggtggggagggagcaaATATGATGACAGAATAAGAATAGTGCATTAGTCAGTAATAAATACTCCCTTGGTGAGGAAAAAGTATGCAAAACATAAGTCAACATTACAAACTGATcacatatatatgaaaaatcaTGTGATAACTACCACTACACCCCTAAATAATGGTCctggataaatattttatatataatctTCTAGAGAACTGGGAATTAAATTTCTGGTGTAAGCATTGCAACGTAAGTTCCACAGTCCCTCCTGTCCCCAAGTGCGCTCTCCTTGCAACTTCAGGGTTATCCATCCAGAATAATCATTGTCTTGCACTGAAGACAGCTGATAAGGAAGGATGCCTAGAGGGAGAGATTTTATTCTAGTTTGCTAGATTTGTAGGTAGACTACCTACCTACTGTTTATTGCTTCATTTCTTCACAtgggaaggtttttttcccatcttaaTCATTCTGGCAGAATGCTTTGAAGCCTTTTATGATATTGCTAGATTATTCCATAGAACTGTTTTGGGGAAGATCAAGAGTGTACCTTCGGATCCTTTGGTAAGGGAACTCCATATATACATGCTGCATACACAAAAAGAACTTCCCTGTAAATTGATTGAAGATGCAGCTCTTGATCAGAAAGATTGGAAACTTCTGTTCAGTGTAATGAATACTGTACTGTACCCATGCCTGTATCTGTGGATTAAACAATATGCACAATGTCTAATTAATATATCAGGTATGAACTATTAAAAAACTATACAGATATTTTTGGTCCATCATTTTTTAGTtaactttaaaatcaaatttcGCTCTGCCAGAGGCCCAAAGAGGACATGAGTGGTGTAGTAGGACATTGCATACTTTCATTCATTTGGGTTTAATTCACTTTACTGCACAAAGGTGgttcaaaagaaattttactAAGAGTATATGTGGGTATACATTTGATTTAACTGTACATGTGGAAGCATAGTGTAGCAAGAGTCGTCGTGCAACTGCATCTTTgtaacttcagaaagaaatcttcTGAAATAACTGGCATGtgtaaaggaggaaaatactATCAAtgtgaaggtgaaaaaaaaatgtgtgggaTTTGTCAAACAGGGTAGTATTGAGTCCTCTTACCAAGGATGGGTGTAGCTCAAATGAGAACGCTTGATGTAGTTGTCACCACTTTTAAGAGAAATACACATGGCTGAAAATAACACTTTTCCCCTGTAGTATCAGCTGAGGAGGTGTTGGAAGCACCTTTCTCTATTTCACCACACTTCACAGCTTTTCAGGGACTCAAAAGTTAAGAAATaatcaaggacttctcagaGTACAGCCCCCTGCCACGTGAatgaaatttttgcttttaaatgtcaGATTTTCACTGTGCTTCCATGCAGGTGTGAATTGGATTTCAGGCTTGCTGCCCAAGCCCAGACAATACGCCATAgaaagcaaagatatttttgattgTAAAAGGTGGAGCTAGGTTTAGTTACCAGTTATTcatagttttgggtttttttcattattattatggCTCACAATCTTGTAATATTTgtaaaggggggaaaaatggaaatgtggaAGGGCAGTTTTGATGTAGCAAAGCTCTAAGCCATCTGCTGGCATTGTTAGCAGCTCAGCCATCCCGTAGTGCTGTCTTTTGCTGTGTATTTGTGTCACACGAAGCAATTCTGCTTCCACTCCTGGGtgctttgtcatttttttacTATGTATAAGAGCAGTTAAGAGAAATCCATAAAGCTGCTGAGAAATAAAGGTACAATTTATCTCACGACAGTATTTTAGTTCAGTATAGGGAAGGCATAAAACTGCTTAAAAACATTCATGAGAATGCAGCTGCATAGGTAACCTGAATTATCactacaataaaaatgttttattatacatattttaacagCAGCTATACCTGCCAGTAGCACTGGGGAGATGTAGATAAACTATTCTAGTGACTGTTGGGCCAAATCTGTGGAAACTGAAGAACTTTTAATTTGTAACCTGTAGCTAATTAACACATTCTATGCCTGGATGAACTGTGTTTTGGGTTGTGATTTTTCTGACAGAGGTAAATATGATCAAGCCTTTATCTCACATAGTTTGGTAATAAGGTTCCTGTTATTGGCAGGTGAAGGCAGGGTAATAAAAGCTTGGTTTAAACTGTACTTTTTtgataaatctttttctttcccgtctaatgttttccttcatgGTGTCTCTCAGTAATTTCAGATGTATTGCTGTCTTGTCTGTCATCCTGTTTGTTACTGGATGTGTCCCTCTTTCCCCCAGCTGTGGTCTGTTGCCAGTCTGTGTTAGGTTTCTAGTATCTTTCAGCAAGAGTCTTGTCTGGAAAGATCTCATGCTGTGGATGCTGGGCAAACAAGTCATAAATCTAAGTATATTGCTCGGctttttgtgcatttgtttgcTAGCCGGTAACACATAGTAACAGCTCTCCAATGAGTGGGTAAGCTCTGTGTACTTGAAACACAAGTTAGTTCTAATTTTAGATTCTTGAGTTTACAGTGTCCCTTTAACATCTAAATGGTTGCGAGCCAAAAGAGGCTTAGATGGTGTACCagcaaattaaatgtttgcCAAGGTCTTCTCGCTGACACCGGATAAGTAATTTGATGAAATGCACTTAATTCACAGTAGATAAAAGGCTGCCACTCACTCTGAAATAGTCTATCTTTGGAGTGAGCCACAGCTTAAAGCTCCTCTCCTTTTATATGTGTAAAAGTTACTTCAAGATTTTAAGTCATAACTGATAATGATTAATTAGCACCCTGATTTTGATgcattttgaatttgaaaaactgaaagcataATGCCCTGCTAGTTTGCTTGGGAGAGGGGGGTTTGCTTTTGAGATGTGAATATATGCATGTGTGGGTGTACAGATTTGGCACGGAGTATGTGTGATAGCGAGTACCAAGCAGTACGTATTGTAATTTATGAATAGCAACGCAGTGTAAAAGGATTGTCTGAAGTAGTTACATGATAGTTAAATTTGAAAGGCACTCGCCACATGTAGTTAGTTGTAAGTCTAAAAagaatactttttaaagtatttaaaaaaaaataaaaaaatgcagccagcTAATGAGATTCTGTTtcagcagagaagagaaattttGTCCTTCAAAACAGccaaaattttgttctttcagaagCAAGGCTTTTACAATGAGAAACAAAGTACAGCTCCATATAGCCTTTCAGCCTGTCACACTGACTTCCCTGGCTAGCAATAGTGGAAGCAGCTTAAGCTAATGGAGTTTCACTTTTATACCCCACAGGGAATTActggggggaagaaaggaggcagaaaatgCAAGACTAGATCTAAACTTGGTGGGGATTTCGTGctgaatttgcattttgcttAATGGTGAATCACTTCTTGGGGTTTGGTTGCTGTAGTGAACAGTGTGCGGTAGCTCCCCTGAGCTCTTGATGTGTTACTGTGATTCTAGATCATTTTATTGAAATTCAAAGttcttgtataaaaaaaaaataatttgtcatgGGAGAACTGCAGAACTTATAATAACTGTCTGAAAGTTTTGTCCACAGAAAATGGTGGAGGTTATGTTGCATAAGTCAAACCTTATAGCATGAAAGCTGGAGGGTTGAGGgaaagaaatgcacagaaagagGTGAGTGGGTATGCAAGGACtactttttgaaatttttttctatagaaaaaagTCTTGTTGTATACTAATGATGAAAAACTTAAGGATGATCATTTCACCttcaactgctttaaaaatctgttagtAGATTCTCTTACGTAACTACAGAGGTTCCCAAATATGGTTCAGGCAGAAGTTATTCAGGTGAAATACTTACTGGAAAATACTGTTACAATTGTGCCAGACAACTTACCTTTGTCATATAAAAAGGACTGCTTCTGTGCCAATTCTGGGAAATTACAAGCTGAGGAGGAAGTAGTGTATGCATTGGTTGTCGTTGAGATACTGATCTGATGGGGTGTTCTTAATAGAATCGATACTGGTTTAGTCTCTTTTGCGCTTAGAAGTAGCTCAAATATAGGGAATTACAGGGAAATATTGtgtcataaatattttcttaaagaagttAGAGTAGCATATAATGTGCGCTGGTTGATTGGATTGTGGCTGGGGGAGCATCCTTTCACAGGGTACCACTAagaaaagcctggctccatctttaCTGTCTCTCCGCAGGTATTGATACAGATGGATACGGTCCCGCTGAGccatctcctccccaggctaaacagtcccagcgCTCTCGGCCTCTCCTCTGTCGGGGTGCTGCAGTTACggtggagggaaagaaggagacACCACTTCCAAACAGGGAACGTATTTTGGGGAAACCTGCATATTTGAGACAGTGTTCATCCTCTCAGACCACTTAGGGGAAAAATGTGAATCTGCAGATGCGTATCTGTCTCTGCCCTAAATAAATCTGCCCTTAGATTAATTCCTGTATCAGTTCTGCTCCTCACATCTGTCCCTGGCTGCTCTCAGTGTGGGTTTAGGAGCTGTGGGGCAATGCACTGCTGACCTTTGCTGAGAGAGAAGCGTATGGTCCATTCTAGGAGATGCTGCCTGCAATCAAACTGTTGAGAATCTGATGGGCAAGTACTGCTAGGCAGACTCATTTTGGTAACTGCAGTGTGCTCAAGATGGAACCAAACTGCCAGGTGTGTTGTAAGGATCTTTCTAGGAATGGCCAAATACACTTTGCTTGAAAGGCTGTGACATCTTGGTGAGAGGCACAGGTCTTACTTTGGCCAGGAGGCATCCATCCACAGTGGCTGGCACTTGCCCGTTCTTCTGTAGAAGTTGCCATAGAA from Falco rusticolus isolate bFalRus1 chromosome 13, bFalRus1.pri, whole genome shotgun sequence harbors:
- the NMD3 gene encoding 60S ribosomal export protein NMD3, with protein sequence MEYLPGPAAPAHGNILCCQCGVPIPPNPANMCVGCLRAQVDITEGIPKQGTLHFCRQCERYLQPPGTWIQCTLESRELLALCLKKLKASLSKVRLIDAGFIWTEPHSKRLKLKLTVQKEVINGAVLQQIFVVEYIVQPQMCEDCHRIEAKDYWKAVVQVRQKTLHKKTFYYLEQLILKHRLHQNTLRIKEIHDGLDFYYSSKQQAQKMVDFLQCIVPCRSKSSQRLMSHDIHSNVYNYKSTFSVEIVPICKDNVVCLSPKLAQSLGNMSQICVCIRVTSTIHLIDPSTLQIAEIDGNTYWRHPFNSLFHPRQLEEFIVVDINRVQEKKRGAGAGARSNKHTLAEAWVQKTSELNTDRQYFCCTHLGHILNPGDLVLGFDLANCNLNDEFANKMNPHNIPDVVLIKKSYDRTKRQRRRNWKLKELERDREGTDTDDERQYQDFLEDLEEDEAIRKNVNIYRNADIPVESDTDDDGPPRISLAEMLEDLHISEDATGGEGANMMTE